In a single window of the Elaeis guineensis isolate ETL-2024a chromosome 6, EG11, whole genome shotgun sequence genome:
- the LOC140858543 gene encoding uncharacterized protein, whose protein sequence is MTHTHQDGTFVRDESRDLYERATSLIAKRDDESAASTQQSRIEAEVFTELMGPERYGRVRGYGVGVTPTQLSEVSRYTQHAAADAQDSRIRRLEVEIQEIRQSCAVEMEEMRQSRAEMQAMRGQIDRLTSLLEMYGPSQAPGTSGTRRDSGTSRGDNDDHPPAD, encoded by the exons atgactcatactcatcaggatggtacttttgttcgagatgagtcgagagatttatat gagagggctacatctctcattgcgaagcgtgacgacgagtccgcagcatctacgcagcagagccgtatcgaggccgaggtgttcacagagttgatgggaccagagcgctacggccgagtgaggggttatggagtaggagtcacccccactcagttatctgaggttagtagatatacgcagcatgctgcagcagatgctcaggattcacgcattcgcagactcgaggtggagatacaggagattagacagagttgtgccgttgagatggaggagatgcgacagagccgtgccgagatgcaggccatgaggggacagattgatcgccttacatctttattagagatgtatggtccatctcag gctcctggcacatcaggcactcgtcgagacagcggcacgtcacgtggagacaacgacgaccatccgcctgcggattga